In Humulus lupulus chromosome 6, drHumLupu1.1, whole genome shotgun sequence, a single genomic region encodes these proteins:
- the LOC133782327 gene encoding grpE protein homolog 2, mitochondrial-like, with protein MRGLRDFRFLQRRIEDWLSKKIVAFFFNIFSYCSSPRRTIPRSSLLLSSPQTKHLSNLSNQFHSLVNESSIKLAPGQVSLFHLSSSPFQRFGFASSASPETSEKEHGSNSENNGDAKVSSQATSEQSDVADQTKESDDLVKLVAEKEELLKQKHKEIEKMQDKVLRSYAKMENVMNRTRREAENSKKFAIQTI; from the exons ATGAGAGGCCTAAGAGATTTTAG ATTCTTACAGAGGCGAATAGAAGACTGGTTGTCCAAGAAGATTGTTGCCTTTTTCTTTAACATTTTTAGTTATTGCAGTAGTCCTCGGAGGACCATCCCCAGGAGCTCCTTGCTCCTCTCTTCTCCACAAACTAAACACCTTTCGAATCTCTCCAATCAGTTTCATTCCCTTGTCAATGAATCCTCCATCAAG ttGGCTCCTGGCCAGGTGTCTCTATTCCATCTGAGTTCTTCTCCCTTTCAAAGATTTGGTTTTGCTTCTTCTGCGTCCCCCGAGACTTCTGAAAAAGAACATGGGAGTAATTCAGAGAATAATGGAGATGCTAAAGTCTCCAGTCAAGCCACCTCTGAGCAGAGTGATGTTGCTGATCAGACAAAAGAATCAG ATGATCTGGTGAAACTTGTGGCTGAGAAGGAAGAGCTTTTGAAGCAGAAGCATAAAGAGATTGAGAAAATGCAAGATAAAGTCCTCAGAAGCTATGCAAAAATGGAGAATGTCATGAACAGGACACGACGTGAAGCAGAGAACTCGAAAAAATTTGCCATTCAG ACAATTTGA
- the LOC133782326 gene encoding organic cation/carnitine transporter 7-like isoform X2, translating to MPPEDGSKTFTVDEALVSMGFGNFHVLVLCYAGMAWISEAMEMMLLSFVGPALRSAWVISSHQQSLITSVVFAGMLVGAYSWGIVSDKHGRRKGFLMTAMVTAGAGFMSALAPNYIMLLICRCLVGVGLGGGPVLSSWFLEFIPTRNRGTWMVIFSAFWTLGTIFEASLAWFVMPTLSWRWLLALSSIPSSLLLLFYWVAPESPRFLCSKGRTAEALNVLEKIARMNKTKLPPGILVSDHQIELQEKNTPSEEEDSHLLPPAGDETTTSKKADSKTGAFSSLLILLSPKLVRSTLLLWFVYFGNAFSYYGLVLLTSELNNGHSKCYPNNLQSPKSQDVSYRDIFITSFAVVD from the exons ATGCCACCAGAAGATGGCAGCAAAACCTTTACTGTGGATGAGGCCCTTGTGTCTATGGGATTCGGAAACTTCCATGTTCTTGTGCTCTGTTACGCAGGCATGGCTTGGATTTCTGAGGCAATGGAGATGATGCTGCTTTCTTTTGTTGGGCCAGCTCTTCGATCAGCATGGGTCATCTCATCTCATCAACAAAGCCTTATAACTAGTGTTGTTTTTGCTGGCATGCTCGTCGGAGCTTATTCATGGGGCATTGTTTCGGATAAACATGGAAGAAG GAAAGGATTCCTTATGACAGCTATGGTTACTGCTGGGGCTGGATTTATGAGTGCACTTGCTCCCAATTATATAATGTTGCTTATTTGTCGTTGTTTGGTTGGTGTTGGGTTGGGAGGTGGTCCTGTACTCTCATCTTGGTTTCTGGAGTTCATTCCTACTCGTAACAGAGGTACTTGGATGGTTATTTTTTCAGCTTTTTGGACTCTTGGAACAATTTTTGAGGCTTCACTTGCATGG TTTGTCATGCCAACACTGAGCTGGAGATGGCTTCTTGCCCTGTCTTCAATACCTTCATCCCTTCTCCTTCTATTCTATTGGGTTGCACCTGAGTCACCACGATTTTTATGCTCGAAAGGAAGAACAGCCGAAGCACTCAATGTTTTAGAAAAAATAGCAAGAATGAACAAAACCAAGCTCCCTCCTGGTATTCTTGTTTCAGATCACCAAATTGAGCTACAAGAAAAGAATACCCCATCAGAAGAAGAAGATTCACATTTACTGCCGCCCGCAGGTGATGAAACCACAACTTCTAAGAAAGCAGATTCTAAGACAGGGGCATTTTCATCACTATTAATTCTTCTTTCCCCAAAATTAGTTAGGTCTACCTTGCTTTTATGGTTTGtatattttggaaatgctttttcATATTATGGCCTCGTGTTGCTGACATCTGAGTTAAATAATGGACATAGTAAATGTTATCCAAACAATTTGCAATCACCAAAGTCACAGGATGTCAGCTACAGAGATATTTTCATCACTAGTTTTGCAG TTGTTGACTAG
- the LOC133782326 gene encoding organic cation/carnitine transporter 7-like isoform X1, with the protein MPPEDGSKTFTVDEALVSMGFGNFHVLVLCYAGMAWISEAMEMMLLSFVGPALRSAWVISSHQQSLITSVVFAGMLVGAYSWGIVSDKHGRRKGFLMTAMVTAGAGFMSALAPNYIMLLICRCLVGVGLGGGPVLSSWFLEFIPTRNRGTWMVIFSAFWTLGTIFEASLAWFVMPTLSWRWLLALSSIPSSLLLLFYWVAPESPRFLCSKGRTAEALNVLEKIARMNKTKLPPGILVSDHQIELQEKNTPSEEEDSHLLPPAGDETTTSKKADSKTGAFSSLLILLSPKLVRSTLLLWFVYFGNAFSYYGLVLLTSELNNGHSKCYPNNLQSPKSQDVSYRDIFITSFAELPGLLIAAFTVDFFCYYKDSIQI; encoded by the exons ATGCCACCAGAAGATGGCAGCAAAACCTTTACTGTGGATGAGGCCCTTGTGTCTATGGGATTCGGAAACTTCCATGTTCTTGTGCTCTGTTACGCAGGCATGGCTTGGATTTCTGAGGCAATGGAGATGATGCTGCTTTCTTTTGTTGGGCCAGCTCTTCGATCAGCATGGGTCATCTCATCTCATCAACAAAGCCTTATAACTAGTGTTGTTTTTGCTGGCATGCTCGTCGGAGCTTATTCATGGGGCATTGTTTCGGATAAACATGGAAGAAG GAAAGGATTCCTTATGACAGCTATGGTTACTGCTGGGGCTGGATTTATGAGTGCACTTGCTCCCAATTATATAATGTTGCTTATTTGTCGTTGTTTGGTTGGTGTTGGGTTGGGAGGTGGTCCTGTACTCTCATCTTGGTTTCTGGAGTTCATTCCTACTCGTAACAGAGGTACTTGGATGGTTATTTTTTCAGCTTTTTGGACTCTTGGAACAATTTTTGAGGCTTCACTTGCATGG TTTGTCATGCCAACACTGAGCTGGAGATGGCTTCTTGCCCTGTCTTCAATACCTTCATCCCTTCTCCTTCTATTCTATTGGGTTGCACCTGAGTCACCACGATTTTTATGCTCGAAAGGAAGAACAGCCGAAGCACTCAATGTTTTAGAAAAAATAGCAAGAATGAACAAAACCAAGCTCCCTCCTGGTATTCTTGTTTCAGATCACCAAATTGAGCTACAAGAAAAGAATACCCCATCAGAAGAAGAAGATTCACATTTACTGCCGCCCGCAGGTGATGAAACCACAACTTCTAAGAAAGCAGATTCTAAGACAGGGGCATTTTCATCACTATTAATTCTTCTTTCCCCAAAATTAGTTAGGTCTACCTTGCTTTTATGGTTTGtatattttggaaatgctttttcATATTATGGCCTCGTGTTGCTGACATCTGAGTTAAATAATGGACATAGTAAATGTTATCCAAACAATTTGCAATCACCAAAGTCACAGGATGTCAGCTACAGAGATATTTTCATCACTAGTTTTGCAG AACTGCCTGGACTTCTAATAGCTGCCTTCACAGTAGATTTTTTCTGCTATTACAAGGATAGTATTCAAATTTAG